One segment of Thermoanaerobacter kivui DNA contains the following:
- a CDS encoding DUF4914 family protein, whose protein sequence is MDILATASEKPIDFLNKMNLPKEVMEIIKEAPKVVIPESRQHLLEISMGGKEDLFEIFYDVSGKGKVLEGTVSKCKNGLAVNFPEPYMRRREPDCLVVADEGETDKPRFRDRYGYDFAELRKQTLEWLKKQILIVMPFMSGGEEYGYPSLLLAPDNAGFFATALADIQGFIPEKEIPQGFTPRAIVYLAPPFRHTHFNGKQVVVHNRLENLHELFSYNLYLGPSAKKGIYGVLLTIGEKEGWITAHASAVRIITPYDNILTIMHEGASGGGKSEMLEQIHREPDGRIKVGRNLVTGDEIYVDLKEACELQPVTDDMALCHPDLQQGKKLVIKDAEKGWFIRVDHMNEYGTDPHFEKLCIYPKEPLIFLNIDGVPKSTCLIWEHVMDAPGKPCPNPRVIMPRRFMPNVVDEAVEVDVRSFGVRTPPSSKEKPSYGIIGMLHLLPPTLAWLWRLVAPRGHANPSIVGTSGLESEGVGSYWPFATGKRVIHANLLLQQIINTPGTRYILVPNQYIGVWKVGFMPEWIAREYLARRGSVRFRPDQVTPARSSLLGYALNTLKINGSFIPRELLQVNKQPEVGDDGYDKGAEMLNEFFKRELKQFLVPELDPLGKKIIETCLEDGSLEDYIRLMGDCK, encoded by the coding sequence ATGGACATTTTAGCTACAGCAAGTGAGAAACCAATAGACTTTCTAAATAAAATGAATTTGCCAAAAGAAGTAATGGAGATAATAAAAGAAGCGCCGAAAGTTGTGATACCAGAAAGTCGTCAGCATCTTCTAGAAATTTCTATGGGCGGAAAAGAGGATTTGTTTGAAATTTTTTATGATGTGTCAGGTAAAGGTAAAGTTTTGGAAGGAACAGTATCGAAATGTAAAAATGGTTTGGCTGTAAATTTTCCAGAACCTTATATGAGGAGGAGAGAGCCAGACTGTCTAGTGGTTGCTGATGAAGGGGAAACAGATAAACCGCGTTTTAGAGATAGATATGGCTATGATTTTGCTGAATTGAGAAAGCAGACTTTAGAATGGTTAAAAAAACAAATCTTAATTGTGATGCCTTTTATGTCAGGAGGAGAAGAATACGGTTATCCCTCTCTTTTGTTGGCACCAGACAATGCAGGTTTTTTCGCTACTGCACTTGCTGATATTCAAGGTTTTATACCAGAAAAGGAAATTCCGCAGGGATTTACACCTCGAGCGATTGTATACTTAGCGCCTCCTTTTAGGCATACTCATTTTAATGGCAAACAGGTAGTTGTCCACAATCGCTTAGAGAATTTACACGAACTTTTTTCCTACAATTTATATCTTGGACCCAGTGCAAAAAAAGGGATATATGGGGTACTTCTGACAATAGGAGAAAAGGAAGGTTGGATTACTGCTCATGCTTCTGCAGTGAGAATAATTACTCCTTATGACAATATATTGACTATTATGCATGAGGGTGCCAGCGGTGGCGGAAAGAGTGAAATGCTGGAGCAAATTCACAGGGAGCCTGATGGGCGCATAAAAGTAGGGCGCAATTTAGTGACAGGTGACGAAATATACGTAGACCTTAAAGAAGCTTGTGAATTACAACCTGTAACTGATGATATGGCATTATGCCATCCGGATTTGCAACAAGGTAAAAAATTAGTGATAAAAGATGCAGAAAAAGGTTGGTTTATACGTGTAGATCATATGAATGAATATGGAACGGACCCTCATTTTGAAAAGTTATGTATCTATCCTAAAGAGCCTTTAATCTTTTTAAACATAGACGGAGTGCCTAAATCCACTTGTCTTATATGGGAACACGTTATGGATGCACCTGGCAAACCTTGTCCCAATCCTCGTGTAATTATGCCAAGAAGGTTTATGCCAAATGTAGTTGATGAAGCTGTAGAAGTGGATGTGAGGAGTTTTGGTGTGAGGACTCCCCCTTCTTCAAAAGAAAAGCCTTCCTACGGTATAATAGGCATGCTACACTTGTTGCCTCCTACTCTTGCTTGGCTGTGGAGATTAGTTGCACCGAGAGGTCACGCTAATCCAAGTATAGTAGGAACAAGTGGACTCGAAAGCGAAGGTGTAGGTTCTTATTGGCCTTTTGCAACGGGTAAAAGAGTAATTCACGCTAATCTTTTATTGCAGCAGATTATAAATACACCGGGTACTCGATACATTCTCGTTCCAAATCAATATATAGGAGTGTGGAAAGTAGGATTTATGCCCGAATGGATAGCTCGTGAATATCTTGCAAGAAGAGGAAGTGTAAGATTTAGACCAGATCAAGTTACACCAGCGAGAAGCAGTCTCCTCGGTTATGCTTTAAATACATTAAAAATAAACGGAAGTTTTATTCCTCGCGAATTGCTGCAAGTTAACAAGCAGCCCGAAGTAGGGGATGATGGATATGACAAAGGTGCTGAGATGTTAAATGAATTCTTCAAAAGAGAATTAAAGCAATTCTTAGTACCTGAACTTGACCCTCTTGGTAAGAAGATTATTGAAACATGTTTAGAGGATGGAAGTTTAGAGGACTATATAAGACTGATGGGAGATTGTAAATAA
- a CDS encoding phage holin, with translation MRDLIMTILTAGVQLIIMVALGYLIDYLSTKIGMEKLKRYYEIAKTFVQAVEQQMGPGNGPDKKTQVFNLLKKVIGNKLTDEEIDKLIEAAVFEMNYVLDLK, from the coding sequence ATGAGAGATCTAATTATGACTATTTTGACAGCTGGTGTACAGCTTATTATAATGGTAGCTTTAGGGTATTTAATCGATTATTTGAGCACAAAAATTGGAATGGAAAAATTGAAGAGATATTATGAAATTGCTAAAACTTTTGTGCAAGCTGTAGAACAGCAGATGGGGCCAGGGAATGGACCGGATAAAAAAACTCAAGTCTTTAATTTGTTGAAAAAGGTGATTGGGAACAAGTTGACAGATGAAGAAATAGATAAATTGATTGAAGCGGCAGTTTTTGAAATGAATTATGTGTTAGATTTAAAATGA
- a CDS encoding ATP-binding cassette domain-containing protein, whose amino-acid sequence MTKKEAMAIADQVVVMNRWKIEHMGTPEEVYKKPANLFVADFLEISNALNCYVDGKSLIVDGKVFSLNFPFGEGDVKLVFHSNDPYLTLQPENKENLLRSFNSSNYYRIGIRTCKIVA is encoded by the coding sequence ATGACCAAGAAAGAAGCGATGGCTATTGCAGACCAAGTGGTTGTGATGAATAGATGGAAAATAGAACATATGGGTACTCCAGAAGAGGTTTATAAAAAGCCAGCCAATTTGTTTGTAGCGGATTTTTTGGAAATATCAAATGCGTTGAATTGCTATGTAGATGGGAAGTCTTTGATAGTGGATGGAAAAGTATTTTCTTTAAATTTTCCCTTTGGGGAAGGGGACGTTAAACTAGTATTTCATTCAAATGATCCCTATTTAACATTGCAGCCTGAGAATAAGGAAAATCTTTTGCGCTCCTTTAACTCTAGCAATTATTACCGCATCGGTATTCGTACCTGTAAAATTGTAGCCTAG
- a CDS encoding folate family ECF transporter S component codes for MKKFSTRELVFLALLVSLNIVLTRIASIRIAIGGIEGIRIGFGAFPVILAGIMFGPLAGGIVGAVGDMIGYFINPIGPYMPHFTITSALVGIIPPLILKPVKNPISSLWQLIIAIGIGQLISSVILVPYFIQLLFKVSMENYFASANYRTNYSSSLICLLCTNNSQKTASSFSF; via the coding sequence ATGAAAAAATTTAGCACAAGGGAACTAGTTTTTTTGGCATTGCTGGTAAGTCTCAATATAGTCCTAACAAGAATAGCTAGCATTAGAATTGCCATTGGAGGTATTGAAGGTATAAGAATAGGTTTTGGTGCTTTTCCTGTAATTCTTGCAGGAATAATGTTTGGTCCTTTAGCAGGAGGAATAGTGGGAGCTGTAGGTGACATGATTGGATACTTCATTAATCCAATAGGACCCTATATGCCACATTTCACAATCACCTCAGCTCTTGTAGGCATTATACCCCCTCTGATTTTAAAACCAGTAAAAAATCCTATTTCCTCCCTATGGCAGCTAATAATAGCAATTGGAATAGGACAACTTATATCTTCAGTGATTCTTGTGCCCTATTTTATCCAGCTGCTTTTTAAGGTATCTATGGAAAATTACTTTGCCTCCGCGAATTATCGCACAAATTATTCAAGTTCCCTTATATGCCTTCTTTGCACAAATAATTCTCAAAAAACTGCATCTAGCTTTTCATTTTAA
- a CDS encoding HEPN domain-containing protein yields MPFGVLTGVINPSFSQFISVLRLIEYISFTFCMLSNICYHPIKIIPLCMTIFNCYLPPRIHNLIDLVNLCTQHDKSFENFLSKAQVLNQFYIPTRYPTAMPGTTVLGMPDIKTAEKAIMYAKEIFSYCKNII; encoded by the coding sequence ATGCCTTTTGGAGTTCTCACAGGTGTTATTAATCCTTCCTTTTCCCAGTTTATAAGTGTTCTTCGACTAATTGAGTACATTTCCTTTACTTTTTGCATGCTTAGTAACATTTGTTATCACCCAATTAAAATTATACCACTTTGCATGACTATCTTCAACTGTTACCTACCTCCTCGAATTCATAATTTAATAGATCTTGTAAATCTTTGTACACAACATGATAAATCTTTTGAAAACTTCCTATCTAAAGCCCAAGTATTAAACCAATTTTATATTCCAACGAGATATCCTACTGCCATGCCAGGCACAACAGTTTTAGGGATGCCAGATATTAAAACAGCTGAAAAGGCAATAATGTATGCTAAAGAAATTTTTTCTTATTGTAAAAACATAATTTAA
- a CDS encoding IS607 family transposase gives MLLSMQKVKEMYSISRRTLINWEKEGLITPVRTPKGIRRYKKEDIEELLGMLEEKPKPKVVLYARVSTKKQEEYLKNQIRRLEEYANSKGWQYEVIHEIASGVNENRRGLLKLLNKIKRGEVEKVVIEYPDRLARFGFEYLKFFMESFGVELIVLNGKENEEDTNKELAEDLIAIVTSFAARIYGQRGKKHDSDTG, from the coding sequence ATGTTACTAAGCATGCAAAAAGTAAAGGAAATGTACTCAATTAGTCGAAGAACACTTATAAACTGGGAAAAGGAAGGATTAATAACACCTGTGAGAACTCCAAAAGGCATCAGAAGGTATAAAAAAGAAGATATAGAGGAGTTATTAGGCATGCTGGAAGAAAAACCAAAACCTAAAGTAGTTTTGTATGCAAGAGTGTCCACAAAGAAACAAGAAGAATATCTTAAGAATCAAATTAGAAGGCTTGAAGAATACGCTAATTCCAAAGGATGGCAGTATGAAGTCATACATGAGATAGCAAGTGGGGTAAATGAAAATAGAAGAGGCTTATTAAAGCTTTTGAACAAGATAAAAAGAGGAGAAGTTGAAAAAGTTGTAATAGAATATCCTGATAGACTAGCGAGATTTGGCTTTGAATATCTCAAATTTTTCATGGAAAGTTTTGGAGTGGAACTTATAGTTTTAAACGGGAAAGAAAACGAAGAAGATACAAATAAAGAGCTAGCAGAAGACTTAATAGCAATAGTAACATCTTTCGCAGCAAGAATTTACGGGCAAAGGGGCAAAAAGCATGATAGTGATACAGGCTAA